One genomic region from SAR92 clade bacterium H455 encodes:
- the gmk gene encoding guanylate kinase → MATGILFIISAPSGAGKTSLVAELLNNMSNIKASISHTTRDSRPGEVDAVNYHFTSREQFVEMIEQGAFLEHAEVFGNFYGTSQQWVADTLASGEDVILEIDWQGAAQVRKLFPESTSIFILPPSKKALRERLHKRGQDDAEVIEKRVAAATEEMSHYVEADFLVVNDDFDRALQQMMSIVSAQHCRLPVSGQEALISDLLA, encoded by the coding sequence ATGGCAACAGGTATTCTCTTTATTATCTCCGCCCCTTCCGGTGCCGGTAAAACTAGCTTGGTTGCAGAACTGCTCAATAATATGAGCAATATCAAAGCCTCTATCTCCCACACCACTAGAGATAGTCGCCCAGGCGAAGTGGATGCGGTGAACTACCACTTCACCTCCCGCGAACAGTTTGTCGAGATGATTGAGCAGGGTGCCTTTCTAGAACATGCCGAAGTGTTTGGTAATTTTTATGGCACCTCACAGCAGTGGGTTGCCGACACCTTGGCCAGCGGCGAAGATGTGATTCTCGAAATCGACTGGCAGGGTGCCGCTCAGGTACGCAAACTGTTCCCAGAAAGCACCAGTATTTTTATCCTGCCGCCGTCAAAAAAGGCCCTGCGGGAACGCCTGCACAAACGCGGCCAGGATGATGCAGAGGTGATCGAAAAGCGCGTTGCCGCGGCTACAGAAGAGATGAGCCACTATGTTGAAGCAGACTTTTTGGTGGTGAATGACGATTTTGACCGGGCCCTGCAACAGATGATGTCGATTGTCAGCGCGCAACACTGTCGCCTGCCGGTTTCCGGTCAGGAAGCGTTGATCTCAGATCTATTAGCGTAG
- a CDS encoding S1/P1 nuclease: MSRSKILNSHSTGRNRGTGSASLAGNCFSVAVVFWLAVSSGQSLAFGVDGHRITVAIAEKHLSKKTAAALAQIRGGRGLSELVLWPDQIRGAQKWSHTKPWHYINIKDQQRFADLHRSRKGDVLSALNESYGQLKAPSTGKQQRREALSFFLHMAGDIHQPLHVGRYSDLGGNRASIKWLGNNKRRNLHWVWDSGLIKDEKLSVEQYSTLINVSTAQQRHNWQSDNFLNWAKESKRLRAQVYEFSQPVTKGPITIDQSYIDRTKPLLKKRLLMAGIRIAGCLNRIFDPEGFPQLAADKNACETGRHLE, encoded by the coding sequence GTGAGCAGATCCAAAATATTGAATAGCCACTCTACAGGGAGAAACAGAGGAACGGGCTCTGCTAGCTTAGCCGGAAACTGTTTCTCTGTTGCTGTGGTTTTTTGGCTGGCAGTTAGCAGTGGTCAGAGCTTGGCTTTTGGCGTCGATGGTCACCGTATTACTGTGGCCATTGCAGAAAAACATCTGAGTAAAAAAACTGCTGCCGCGCTGGCTCAAATCCGTGGCGGCAGAGGGCTCTCAGAGTTGGTCCTCTGGCCCGATCAAATTCGCGGCGCGCAAAAATGGTCACACACCAAGCCCTGGCACTATATCAATATCAAAGACCAGCAACGCTTTGCGGACCTCCATCGCAGTCGCAAAGGCGATGTACTCAGCGCCCTCAATGAATCCTATGGTCAACTCAAAGCCCCCAGCACCGGCAAGCAGCAGCGCCGCGAAGCACTGAGTTTTTTTCTGCATATGGCCGGGGATATTCACCAACCGCTGCACGTGGGTCGCTATAGTGATCTCGGCGGCAATCGTGCGTCAATTAAATGGCTGGGCAACAATAAACGCCGCAACTTACATTGGGTCTGGGACAGTGGCCTGATTAAAGATGAGAAATTAAGCGTCGAACAATACAGCACCCTAATCAATGTGAGTACCGCGCAACAGAGACACAACTGGCAAAGCGACAATTTTTTAAACTGGGCCAAAGAGTCGAAAAGATTGCGCGCGCAGGTGTATGAATTTAGCCAGCCAGTGACAAAGGGGCCCATCACTATCGATCAAAGCTATATTGATCGCACCAAGCCGCTACTTAAAAAACGCTTGCTGATGGCTGGTATTCGCATCGCCGGCTGCTTAAATCGCATCTTTGATCCCGAGGGTTTCCCCCAGTTAGCTGCAGATAAAAATGCCTGCGAAACCGGCAGGCATCTGGAATAA
- a CDS encoding YicC family protein, which yields MTAFARCSTEFSWGSVTCELRSVNHRFLETGFRLPDSLRPIEMPLREIARKKLSRGKVDCSLQLAFNNADASLEADLELAKRMIAMAETIGAEMQSPAPISPLEIMRWPGILQEQTVDAEALHQAATETYRATVEQLLEGRKREGDKLAEMIEQRLVGIEQQLVIVREHLPSILSDQRKRLEQKLGELKEQFDADRLEQEMVIIANRTDVDEELDRLEAHISEIRRVLTGKESIGRRLDFLMQELNREANTLGSKSIAGVTTQASVELKVLIEQMREQIQNIE from the coding sequence ATGACCGCATTTGCCCGCTGCAGCACAGAGTTCAGTTGGGGTTCAGTTACCTGTGAACTACGCTCTGTTAATCACCGCTTTCTCGAAACCGGCTTTCGCCTGCCCGACAGCCTGCGGCCCATTGAGATGCCCCTGCGTGAAATCGCTCGCAAGAAGCTCAGTCGCGGCAAGGTTGATTGCTCCCTGCAACTGGCCTTTAATAATGCCGATGCCAGCCTCGAAGCAGACCTAGAACTGGCCAAGCGCATGATCGCCATGGCTGAAACCATAGGCGCTGAAATGCAGTCTCCAGCGCCTATTTCACCTCTAGAAATTATGCGCTGGCCCGGTATTCTTCAGGAGCAGACTGTAGATGCTGAAGCTCTGCACCAGGCCGCCACCGAAACCTATAGAGCCACCGTCGAGCAACTGCTCGAAGGACGCAAGCGCGAGGGCGACAAGCTGGCAGAGATGATTGAGCAGCGACTGGTGGGCATCGAACAGCAGTTAGTTATTGTCCGTGAGCACCTACCCTCTATTCTCAGCGATCAGCGCAAGCGCCTTGAGCAAAAGCTCGGCGAACTAAAAGAGCAGTTTGATGCAGATCGCCTTGAACAAGAGATGGTGATTATTGCCAATCGCACTGATGTAGACGAAGAGCTGGATCGCCTGGAAGCCCATATCAGCGAGATCCGCCGCGTCTTAACCGGCAAAGAATCCATAGGCAGACGTCTGGATTTTCTGATGCAGGAACTCAATCGCGAAGCCAACACTCTGGGCTCAAAATCCATTGCCGGCGTCACCACTCAGGCATCAGTAGAATTAAAAGTACTGATAGAACAAATGCGTGAGCAGATCCAAAATATTGAATAG